A window of the Microvirga terrae genome harbors these coding sequences:
- a CDS encoding arylsulfatase, producing MSLALALTTASVLTISAAQAQQTTGTSGSPDATTTIDGRQLPPPPPRFGGTIRESAKDSKPWWPPRVVPPKGAPNVLLVLTDNQGYGVSGTFGGVIPTPALDRIANGGLRYTQFNSTALCSPTRAALITGRNHHSVGFGIVTELSTGYPGYNSIIGPESATIGTIRRDNGYATSWFGKNHNTPAFQYSIAGPFDQWPSGMGFDYFYGFMGGESDQWEPFLFKDHTQIFPWVGKPDYNLTTDMADEAIKYLNGLNAVAPEMPFFLYYAPGAAHDPHQPKAEWIDKFKGKFDMGWYALREQIFANQKRLGVIPENAQLTPWPDALPKWDTLSADEKKLFARQAEVFAGYSAYADYEIGRVIQAIDDLGKLDNTLVIYIFGDNGTSPEGTTRGTPNQYTAFNGILDVPVAEQLKYYDQWGSATTYPHMAVQWAWAFDTPFKWTKEIASHFGGTRQGMAIAWPSRSKDAGGIRSQFHHVIDVVPTILEAAGIEAPQIVDGIAQKPIEGVSMAYTWDRANADAPSTRHTQYFEITANRGLYHDGWYAATTPPVAPWVLNTPRPPVNEYKWELYDLTKDYSQANDLAAQMPDKLKELQALFIEEAAKYQVLPLDNTQFQRAITPRPSATAGKTDFTYSGVNLGIPLSDAPSVLNRSFTITADVDVPDGGDGMIATQGGRWGGFGLYLHKGKPVFNYNGLMLARFRAEGSQPLSAGKHTIVFDFTYDGPGLAKSGTGVLKVDGNDVATVKMPKTIPLLCPVDETFDIGADLRTGVNDADYQVPFAFNGKINKLNLKLEPVRLD from the coding sequence ATGTCACTTGCCCTTGCCCTGACCACCGCCAGCGTCCTGACGATCTCGGCCGCCCAGGCCCAGCAGACCACCGGAACCTCCGGTTCGCCGGACGCGACCACCACGATCGACGGCCGGCAATTGCCGCCCCCGCCGCCGCGGTTCGGCGGTACGATCAGGGAATCGGCGAAAGACTCCAAGCCCTGGTGGCCGCCCCGCGTCGTGCCGCCGAAGGGCGCGCCCAACGTGCTCCTCGTCCTCACCGACAACCAGGGCTACGGGGTTTCCGGCACCTTCGGCGGCGTGATCCCCACGCCGGCGCTCGACCGGATCGCCAATGGCGGCTTGCGCTACACCCAATTCAACTCGACGGCCCTGTGCTCGCCGACGCGGGCGGCGCTGATCACCGGGCGCAACCATCACTCGGTGGGGTTCGGCATCGTGACGGAGCTGTCGACGGGATACCCCGGCTACAACTCGATCATCGGGCCGGAGAGCGCGACCATCGGCACGATCCGGCGGGACAACGGCTATGCAACCTCGTGGTTCGGCAAGAACCACAACACGCCCGCCTTCCAGTACAGCATAGCCGGTCCCTTCGACCAATGGCCGTCCGGGATGGGGTTCGACTACTTCTATGGCTTCATGGGCGGCGAGTCGGATCAATGGGAGCCGTTCCTCTTCAAGGACCACACCCAGATCTTTCCGTGGGTCGGCAAGCCCGACTACAATCTCACCACCGACATGGCCGACGAGGCGATCAAGTACCTCAACGGCCTGAACGCCGTCGCGCCGGAGATGCCGTTCTTCCTGTACTATGCGCCCGGTGCCGCTCATGACCCGCACCAGCCCAAGGCCGAGTGGATCGACAAGTTCAAGGGCAAGTTCGACATGGGCTGGTATGCGCTGCGCGAGCAAATCTTCGCAAACCAGAAGCGGCTGGGCGTCATTCCCGAGAACGCCCAGCTCACCCCCTGGCCCGATGCCCTGCCGAAGTGGGACACGCTGTCGGCGGACGAGAAGAAGCTGTTTGCCCGGCAGGCGGAGGTCTTCGCGGGCTATTCGGCCTACGCCGACTATGAGATTGGTCGTGTGATCCAGGCCATCGATGATCTCGGCAAGCTCGACAACACGCTGGTGATCTACATCTTCGGGGACAACGGGACGAGCCCCGAAGGAACCACGCGCGGGACGCCCAACCAGTACACAGCCTTCAACGGCATCCTCGATGTTCCGGTCGCGGAGCAGCTCAAGTACTACGATCAATGGGGCTCCGCGACGACCTATCCGCATATGGCGGTCCAATGGGCCTGGGCGTTCGACACGCCATTCAAATGGACGAAGGAAATCGCCTCGCACTTCGGCGGCACGCGGCAGGGCATGGCGATCGCCTGGCCGTCCCGCAGCAAGGATGCCGGCGGCATCCGGAGCCAGTTCCATCACGTCATTGACGTCGTGCCAACCATCCTCGAGGCCGCCGGCATCGAGGCGCCGCAGATCGTCGACGGGATTGCGCAGAAGCCGATCGAAGGCGTGAGCATGGCCTATACCTGGGACAGGGCGAACGCCGACGCGCCCTCGACCCGCCATACCCAGTATTTCGAGATCACTGCCAATCGGGGCCTCTATCACGACGGCTGGTACGCCGCCACTACGCCGCCGGTGGCGCCGTGGGTCCTGAACACCCCCCGGCCGCCGGTGAACGAATACAAGTGGGAGCTCTACGACCTCACCAAGGACTATTCCCAGGCCAACGACCTCGCGGCGCAGATGCCGGACAAGCTCAAGGAGCTCCAGGCCCTCTTCATCGAGGAGGCGGCCAAGTACCAGGTCCTGCCGCTGGACAACACGCAGTTCCAGCGCGCCATCACGCCCCGGCCGAGCGCCACCGCCGGCAAGACGGACTTCACCTACAGCGGGGTGAACCTCGGCATTCCGCTCAGCGACGCGCCGAGCGTGCTGAACCGGTCGTTCACGATCACGGCCGACGTCGATGTGCCGGACGGCGGCGACGGAATGATCGCGACGCAGGGCGGCCGATGGGGCGGGTTTGGACTTTACCTGCACAAGGGCAAGCCGGTGTTCAACTACAACGGCCTGATGCTCGCCCGATTCCGTGCGGAGGGATCGCAGCCGCTGTCGGCCGGCAAGCACACGATCGTCTTCGATTTCACCTACGATGGGCCGGGCTTGGCGAAGAGCGGCACCGGCGTGTTGAAGGTCGACGGCAATGATGTTGCGACGGTGAAGATGCCGAAAACGATCCCACTGCTGTGTCCGGTCGATGAGACGTTCGACATCGGAGCCGACCTGCGCACGGGGGTCAACGACGCCGACTATCAGGTGCCGTTCGCCTTCAACGGCAAGATCAACAAGCTCAACCTCAAGCTCGAGCCGGTGCGGTTGGATTGA
- a CDS encoding LssY C-terminal domain-containing protein yields MRWLNRLLQRLIILGLGVFSVWLIVFVVFDTADRRLPWILAVGFTYAIAAYVILPWVIRMGLKLLHRKRVPSFTTTGDGLPGDPVNVALVGTLAQLRAAFAALGWSEADRLGLVSSWGMIRAFVFDSPYPSAPFSTLYLFGRGQDVGFQKAIGDSPRKRHHIRFWSLSIVQAESTWAGGAAGFWLNTDRPPEDERVLWIGAGTRDTGLSLTHLTFQVTHATDSDTNVERDFIIAELETIGSITDVKVYQAGQRLATEHVNHYRSDGRVTLASLVVRAT; encoded by the coding sequence ATGCGATGGCTGAACCGCCTCCTGCAACGCCTGATCATCCTCGGGCTGGGCGTCTTCTCCGTCTGGCTCATTGTTTTCGTCGTCTTCGATACCGCCGACCGAAGGCTGCCCTGGATCCTGGCCGTGGGCTTCACCTATGCCATCGCCGCCTACGTGATTCTCCCATGGGTCATCCGCATGGGACTCAAGCTCCTCCATCGCAAACGGGTGCCCAGCTTCACGACGACCGGCGATGGGCTGCCGGGTGATCCGGTCAACGTGGCGCTCGTGGGAACCCTCGCGCAGCTTCGCGCGGCCTTTGCGGCGCTTGGCTGGTCGGAGGCCGACCGATTGGGCCTGGTCAGCTCCTGGGGCATGATCCGGGCCTTCGTGTTCGACTCGCCCTATCCGTCGGCTCCGTTCAGCACCCTTTATCTGTTCGGACGCGGTCAGGATGTCGGGTTTCAGAAGGCCATCGGCGACAGTCCCCGCAAGCGCCATCACATCCGGTTCTGGTCCTTGAGCATCGTGCAGGCCGAGAGCACGTGGGCCGGGGGGGCGGCAGGCTTCTGGCTCAACACCGATCGTCCACCCGAGGACGAACGGGTGCTCTGGATTGGGGCGGGCACGAGGGATACGGGTTTGTCCCTGACCCATCTCACCTTCCAGGTCACCCACGCCACGGATTCGGACACGAATGTCGAGCGTGATTTCATCATCGCCGAGCTGGAGACCATCGGGTCCATCACGGACGTGAAGGTGTATCAGGCCGGTCAACGTCTCGCCACGGAGCATGTCAACCACTATAGGTCCGATGGACGGGTGACCTTGGCGAGCCTTGTGGTCCGCGCCACTTGA
- a CDS encoding response regulator, which produces MTRILIADDHDVVRSGVRTILEGHEGWEVVGEARDGKEAVDQATALRPDIVILDYGLPLVNGVEATRQIRSRVPGVEVLIFTMHDTDSLMRDVLEAGARGFLLKSDAKQFLVSAVESLAAHKPFFTGKVSEALLETYLSKGCTKRSVLSSREKAVVQLIAEGKTNKQIADILSVSTKTVETHRALALRKLNLDTTAALIRYAIKNKIVEG; this is translated from the coding sequence ATGACGCGCATCCTGATCGCCGACGATCACGACGTGGTCCGCTCCGGCGTCCGCACCATCCTGGAAGGGCATGAGGGCTGGGAGGTGGTCGGTGAGGCGCGGGACGGCAAGGAGGCCGTCGACCAGGCGACAGCCTTGCGACCTGACATCGTCATCCTCGACTATGGCCTGCCGCTGGTGAATGGAGTCGAGGCCACGCGGCAGATCCGCAGCCGTGTTCCCGGCGTGGAGGTGCTGATCTTCACCATGCACGACACCGACAGCCTGATGCGGGACGTGCTCGAGGCGGGAGCGCGTGGGTTCCTGCTCAAGTCGGACGCGAAGCAGTTCCTCGTGTCCGCCGTGGAGAGCCTGGCGGCGCACAAGCCGTTCTTCACCGGCAAGGTCTCCGAGGCCCTGCTCGAGACCTACCTGTCGAAGGGCTGCACGAAGCGGTCTGTGCTGAGCTCGCGTGAGAAGGCGGTGGTGCAACTGATCGCCGAGGGCAAGACCAACAAGCAGATCGCCGACATCCTCAGCGTCAGCACCAAGACGGTCGAGACCCATCGCGCCCTGGCCCTGCGCAAGCTCAACCTCGACACCACCGCCGCCCTGATCCGCTACGCCATCAAGAACAAGATCGTGGAGGGCTGA